The Nitrospira tepida genome includes a window with the following:
- a CDS encoding tRNA dihydrouridine synthase → MNFWQTLPRPIFGLAPMDGVTDAAFRRMVAQQGPPDVMFTEFTHVTDVCRGADVTMTPLIYGEQERPVVAQLYGKDPDLFYVAAQVACELGFDGIDLNMGCPSRCVASSGSGAGLIRTPDLARAIIRAAKQGIQDWAQGQRLEGLGLKPARLSLIERMNRARGAGAPPARRPLPLSIKTRLGCDDVVIDQWIGLLLDESPAAITVHGRTLAQMYRGEADWQAIASAAQAARGTATLILGNGDIRSLDEAVRRIDDSGVQGVLVGRGTLGEPWLFREKESARRGLAGPGSAESRPSLHPEISLRERIQTLLAHARLFEKLFGRARFPHMRKHLGWYCKGFPHAAAVRAQMVRMNGVDEVAAALADIVPHDPAPDNVACRAGSEPDTRALVPACPA, encoded by the coding sequence ATGAACTTCTGGCAAACCTTGCCCCGGCCGATTTTTGGACTCGCCCCGATGGACGGCGTGACCGATGCCGCGTTCCGCCGCATGGTCGCGCAACAGGGACCGCCGGACGTGATGTTCACCGAATTTACCCATGTCACGGATGTCTGCCGCGGAGCGGACGTCACGATGACGCCGCTGATATATGGAGAGCAGGAACGTCCCGTCGTGGCCCAGCTCTATGGAAAGGACCCGGATCTGTTTTATGTGGCCGCCCAGGTCGCCTGCGAATTGGGGTTCGACGGCATCGACCTCAACATGGGTTGTCCCTCCCGCTGTGTCGCCTCCTCCGGTTCGGGCGCGGGGTTGATCCGAACCCCGGATCTGGCGCGGGCCATCATCCGGGCCGCCAAGCAAGGCATTCAGGATTGGGCGCAGGGGCAAAGGCTGGAAGGGCTGGGGCTCAAACCGGCCAGGCTGTCGTTGATCGAACGGATGAATCGGGCGCGAGGTGCCGGCGCGCCGCCGGCGCGCCGGCCGCTCCCCTTGTCGATCAAGACCCGGCTGGGGTGCGACGATGTCGTCATCGATCAGTGGATCGGGCTCCTGCTGGATGAATCGCCTGCGGCGATTACCGTCCACGGGCGCACGCTCGCGCAAATGTATCGCGGCGAGGCCGACTGGCAGGCCATCGCCAGCGCGGCGCAGGCGGCTCGCGGGACCGCCACGCTGATTCTCGGCAATGGAGACATCCGGTCGCTGGACGAGGCAGTGCGCCGGATCGATGACAGCGGAGTTCAGGGCGTCCTGGTGGGCCGGGGTACGCTGGGAGAACCCTGGTTGTTTCGTGAGAAGGAGTCGGCTCGACGGGGCTTGGCCGGACCGGGTTCAGCCGAATCGCGCCCAAGTCTTCATCCCGAAATTTCGCTTCGGGAACGGATTCAGACGCTCCTGGCCCATGCCCGACTCTTTGAAAAGTTGTTCGGTCGCGCGCGATTTCCGCATATGCGGAAACACCTCGGTTGGTACTGCAAGGGATTCCCTCATGCCGCCGCCGTGCGGGCGCAGATGGTGCGCATGAACGGCGTCGACGAGGTGGCTGCCGCGCTGGCCGACATTGTTCCCCACGATCCCGCTCCGGACAACGTCGCCTGCCGCGCTGGATCCGAACCGGACACGAGAGCACTCGTGCCGGCCTGTCCCGCGTAA
- a CDS encoding CBS domain-containing protein: MMTPGIIQVPGDITVAKAAFLMQKEQAPCLLVKDTDARVGIMTYTDIVKKVVAQGLEPQDVQVRSIMSRPVQTIEYDRPLDEASTMMAATGVALLVVTKDQQPVGIVRARDLVYVAKHCAVRIPAVVTLIDSKSDGSRHQATLTQISHLAATVECPLMLPQRTQVMLVFALPDTSDSMTVYGKVATLSDEGTPQASRGLSFTVQFTHLNASDQTRIRDWVSRQPASDS; this comes from the coding sequence ATGATGACACCCGGCATTATCCAGGTTCCCGGCGATATCACGGTCGCGAAGGCCGCCTTTTTGATGCAAAAGGAACAGGCGCCCTGCCTCCTGGTGAAGGACACGGACGCGCGGGTCGGCATCATGACTTATACCGACATCGTGAAAAAAGTCGTGGCGCAAGGATTGGAGCCCCAAGACGTCCAGGTGCGATCGATCATGTCGCGGCCGGTTCAGACCATTGAATATGATCGGCCCCTGGACGAGGCCTCCACGATGATGGCCGCCACGGGGGTGGCCTTGCTCGTGGTCACCAAAGATCAACAGCCGGTCGGCATCGTGCGGGCCCGCGACTTGGTCTATGTCGCCAAGCACTGCGCCGTGAGAATCCCGGCCGTGGTGACGCTCATCGACAGTAAGTCGGACGGATCCAGACACCAGGCCACTCTGACGCAGATCAGTCACCTCGCGGCCACAGTGGAGTGTCCATTGATGCTGCCTCAGAGGACGCAGGTGATGCTCGTCTTTGCCTTGCCGGACACTTCGGACTCCATGACTGTGTATGGAAAGGTCGCGACCCTATCCGACGAAGGCACGCCGCAGGCTTCGCGCGGCCTGTCCTTCACCGTCCAATTTACACACTTGAACGCCTCCGACCAAACCCGCATTCGGGACTGGGTATCTCGGCAACCGGCATCCGATTCCTGA
- a CDS encoding TIGR00730 family Rossman fold protein, with amino-acid sequence MRPKVLPSKEEMLSQLQTLLDGREDDLRMALMREIVANVLKLHDAQLDLLDLKIITRAMKELRHAFAVFRDYRNRPKVSVFGSARTPADDPLYQLASRFAQRIVAHGYMVITGGADGIMRAAQEGAGREHSFGVNIMLPFEQGANSTIADDPKLITFKYFFTRKLMFQKEANAIALFPGGFGTHDEGFEVLTLAQTGKSDPKPIVCLQTPGCNYWHRWHDFIQDDLLGRGLVNHEDLSLFRIAESEDEAVNEIQTFYRTYHSLRFVGRQLAMRLQRPISNDQVAAIQEQFADLLSEGLFLQRGALPEELDEPALSDLPRLVFTFNRRSAGRLRQLIDHLNKLP; translated from the coding sequence ATGCGCCCAAAAGTGTTGCCCTCGAAAGAAGAGATGCTCTCGCAACTTCAGACGTTGCTGGACGGTCGCGAAGACGATCTCCGCATGGCGCTCATGCGGGAGATCGTCGCCAACGTCCTCAAATTGCACGACGCCCAACTGGATCTGCTGGACCTCAAAATCATTACGCGGGCGATGAAAGAACTCCGCCACGCCTTCGCGGTCTTTCGCGACTATCGCAACCGCCCGAAGGTCAGCGTGTTCGGATCGGCGCGGACGCCGGCCGACGACCCGCTCTATCAACTGGCCTCCCGCTTCGCGCAACGGATCGTGGCTCACGGTTACATGGTCATCACGGGCGGTGCGGACGGCATCATGCGGGCCGCCCAGGAGGGCGCCGGCCGGGAGCACAGTTTTGGGGTCAACATCATGCTCCCCTTCGAGCAGGGAGCCAACTCCACGATCGCCGACGATCCCAAGTTGATCACCTTCAAGTATTTCTTCACCCGGAAACTGATGTTTCAAAAGGAAGCCAACGCTATCGCCCTGTTCCCCGGAGGATTCGGCACCCACGATGAAGGGTTCGAAGTCCTCACCCTGGCGCAAACTGGAAAGAGCGACCCCAAGCCCATCGTCTGCCTTCAGACGCCCGGCTGCAATTATTGGCATCGTTGGCACGACTTCATTCAAGATGACCTCCTCGGCCGAGGCCTGGTCAACCACGAAGATCTCAGCCTGTTCCGAATCGCCGAATCCGAAGATGAGGCGGTGAACGAAATCCAGACGTTTTACCGGACCTATCACTCGCTGCGTTTTGTCGGCCGCCAATTGGCGATGCGCCTTCAACGTCCCATTTCCAACGACCAGGTCGCGGCCATCCAGGAGCAATTTGCCGACCTGTTATCCGAAGGCCTGTTCCTGCAGCGAGGCGCCCTGCCGGAAGAACTGGATGAACCGGCGCTGTCCGACCTCCCCCGACTCGTCTTTACCTTCAATCGGCGGAGCGCCGGGCGCTTGCGCCAGCTCATCGACCATCTCAACAAGCTGCCGTAA
- a CDS encoding multinuclear nonheme iron-dependent oxidase, whose amino-acid sequence MSIVIAEFRQRVEGIAFQGIGLSADAYSPDIFELMDSLAAGSMTPGYLEVFRAATPMLAAIRRRYPSVSLPYHAEGLWWTEPDWRERPGTAMELDLVVEQARTLGSPWINHECASKRLGPYAFGTYLPPLFTTDSARLVARHAAIVQQALDCALGSGREDGPLVLLELPPLTYFRAGDLSAAAFFAEIAQSCPCGFVLDMGHLWTHYRYSAVTNRITLSEFVAGFLDEFPLERVVEIHVAGLSSHPVVPAGPIALHPDLPLWLDDHAAPIPEILYDMLEQVLARPNLNSLRAMGLEVDTKPVAAIVREFEDFLLRFGSMVDADRRRVLEQRCPSDSLPNFSRSVTTGTPEADERLAEASRRYADLIVGMPGPNGAMPALPEIDDAPLRWYREGYLPHEILIWGGDLRSMFPRTCERLREAALPLEDFVSFWLACREELPAPFDFFLLKLERFTRFVSVRCPAAGELVRQEAAELRDAYEAANLPAGCESPLSLTGWKAEAGR is encoded by the coding sequence ATGAGCATTGTCATAGCCGAATTTCGTCAACGAGTCGAGGGAATTGCATTCCAGGGAATCGGACTGTCTGCGGATGCCTATTCGCCGGACATCTTTGAACTGATGGATTCGCTCGCAGCCGGGTCGATGACGCCCGGTTATCTGGAAGTGTTCAGGGCCGCGACGCCCATGCTGGCGGCGATCCGGCGCCGCTATCCGTCCGTTTCCTTGCCCTACCACGCCGAAGGGCTTTGGTGGACGGAACCGGACTGGCGGGAACGGCCCGGAACGGCGATGGAACTTGACCTCGTCGTCGAGCAGGCGCGTACCTTGGGCAGCCCGTGGATCAATCACGAGTGCGCCAGCAAGCGCCTCGGCCCGTACGCCTTCGGCACCTACCTGCCGCCCTTGTTTACGACCGACAGCGCGCGTCTGGTCGCTCGACACGCCGCGATCGTGCAACAGGCGCTGGATTGCGCCTTGGGAAGCGGGCGGGAGGACGGGCCATTGGTGCTGCTGGAACTGCCGCCTCTGACCTATTTTCGCGCCGGAGATTTGAGCGCGGCGGCCTTCTTCGCCGAGATCGCGCAGAGCTGTCCCTGCGGGTTCGTGTTGGACATGGGGCACCTCTGGACCCATTACCGCTATAGCGCCGTCACGAACCGAATTACGCTATCGGAATTTGTGGCCGGCTTTCTGGACGAATTTCCCCTTGAGCGCGTGGTCGAAATTCACGTGGCCGGTCTCTCGTCCCATCCCGTGGTTCCAGCCGGTCCGATCGCGCTTCATCCCGACCTCCCGCTGTGGCTGGACGACCATGCGGCGCCCATTCCGGAGATCCTCTACGACATGTTGGAACAGGTGCTCGCCCGTCCGAATCTGAACTCGCTCAGAGCGATGGGGTTGGAAGTGGATACAAAGCCGGTGGCGGCGATTGTTCGTGAATTTGAAGACTTTCTGCTCCGGTTTGGCAGCATGGTGGATGCGGATCGGCGCCGGGTTTTGGAACAACGCTGCCCGAGCGATTCGTTGCCGAACTTTTCGCGGTCCGTGACGACCGGCACGCCAGAGGCCGATGAACGGCTGGCGGAGGCTTCCCGTCGGTATGCGGATCTGATCGTCGGCATGCCGGGGCCGAATGGCGCGATGCCTGCGCTTCCGGAGATCGATGACGCGCCGCTCCGGTGGTATCGCGAAGGCTATCTGCCCCACGAAATTCTCATCTGGGGCGGCGATCTCCGTTCCATGTTTCCTCGAACCTGCGAGCGCCTGCGCGAAGCCGCGCTGCCATTGGAGGACTTTGTTTCGTTCTGGCTGGCCTGTCGCGAAGAGCTTCCGGCTCCGTTTGATTTCTTCCTGCTCAAGCTTGAGCGGTTCACCCGCTTCGTGTCGGTACGTTGTCCGGCGGCCGGGGAGCTCGTGCGTCAGGAGGCGGCGGAATTGCGGGATGCTTATGAGGCCGCCAATCTTCCGGCGGGATGCGAGTCACCACTGTCCCTGACGGGATGGAAGGCCGAGGCAGGTCGATGA
- the purE gene encoding 5-(carboxyamino)imidazole ribonucleotide mutase — translation MPDRPLVGVLGGSKSDFPILEKAVAILTQLGIANELLVVSAHRTPDRLFAYAEQAAGRGIEVIIAGAGGAAHLPGMLAAKTHLPVIGVPIPTEHLKGLDSLLSIVQMPRGIPVATVAIGGAENAGLLAAQILAGRYEPIRERLLQFRSDQTDRVAAEQPAFLAADHPRSSVSTARRSGRSR, via the coding sequence ATGCCGGATCGTCCTCTCGTCGGTGTGCTCGGCGGCAGCAAGAGCGACTTCCCGATCCTTGAGAAGGCGGTTGCGATCCTCACCCAATTGGGAATCGCGAACGAACTGCTCGTCGTTTCGGCCCACCGGACGCCGGATCGGCTGTTCGCCTATGCCGAACAGGCGGCGGGAAGAGGCATTGAAGTCATCATTGCGGGGGCCGGGGGGGCAGCCCATCTGCCCGGCATGTTGGCGGCCAAGACCCACTTGCCGGTGATCGGCGTGCCGATCCCGACCGAGCACCTGAAGGGCTTGGATTCGCTGCTCTCGATCGTCCAGATGCCGCGGGGCATTCCTGTGGCCACCGTGGCAATCGGCGGGGCCGAGAACGCCGGCCTGCTGGCGGCGCAGATTCTGGCCGGCCGATATGAGCCTATCCGCGAGCGCTTGCTTCAATTCCGAAGCGACCAGACCGATAGGGTGGCCGCAGAGCAACCGGCGTTTCTCGCGGCCGACCATCCCCGTTCCTCGGTTTCGACGGCCCGCCGATCCGGCCGGTCCCGCTAA
- a CDS encoding 5-(carboxyamino)imidazole ribonucleotide synthase, translated as MLIDPGSLLGVLGGGQLGAMFVTAARRLGYRTVVWDPDAQAPAHRIADRSVVRSFEDQAARTDFVRDLAAITYEWENVPAEVVLALERQTPVRPSGRILEHIQNRLVQKRFLQQRGFPVAAFREVRSFADLSAAAELGFPCLCKTATAGYDGKGQWRINDARELERLQGIVPARPEPSRAWILERHIAFDRELSVLAVRGSDGQHVVYPVVANEHEAGILRRTTVPAPLETATARRAQDLAVAVVDALSGVGVFCAELFHTPAGELLVNEVAPRPHNSGHYTLDACTVSQFEQQVRALCGLPLGEARLLSPAAMVNILGDEIVRLCRGVQLRTLLEQPGVHLHLYGKTGIRPGRKMGHITVTADTIQDAEVVAGQIARMAVDPAFLSAPDRSKI; from the coding sequence ATGCTCATCGACCCAGGTTCCCTTCTTGGCGTGCTGGGCGGGGGACAGTTGGGCGCAATGTTCGTCACGGCTGCGCGGCGATTAGGCTATCGCACCGTCGTGTGGGACCCCGATGCGCAGGCTCCGGCCCATCGCATCGCCGACCGATCCGTGGTTCGATCCTTTGAGGATCAGGCGGCGCGTACCGACTTCGTGCGGGACCTCGCGGCCATCACCTACGAGTGGGAGAATGTCCCGGCCGAGGTTGTGCTGGCGCTTGAACGACAGACGCCGGTCCGTCCAAGCGGGCGTATTCTTGAACACATCCAAAATCGCCTCGTCCAAAAGCGGTTTCTTCAGCAACGGGGGTTTCCCGTCGCGGCCTTCCGCGAAGTGCGATCGTTCGCCGACCTCTCGGCCGCCGCGGAACTGGGATTTCCCTGTCTCTGCAAAACGGCGACGGCCGGGTATGACGGCAAGGGGCAGTGGCGCATCAATGACGCCCGCGAGCTGGAACGCCTGCAGGGGATTGTTCCCGCTCGGCCCGAACCGTCACGCGCCTGGATCTTGGAACGGCACATCGCGTTTGATCGAGAACTGTCTGTTCTGGCCGTCAGAGGGAGCGACGGCCAACATGTCGTGTATCCCGTTGTGGCCAACGAACATGAAGCCGGGATCCTCCGCCGGACCACGGTCCCGGCCCCCCTTGAGACCGCGACAGCCCGGCGGGCACAGGACCTTGCGGTCGCCGTCGTGGATGCGCTGTCAGGCGTCGGAGTCTTTTGCGCGGAACTCTTCCATACGCCTGCCGGCGAGCTGCTGGTGAACGAGGTTGCGCCCCGTCCCCACAATTCCGGCCACTACACGCTGGATGCCTGCACCGTGTCGCAGTTTGAACAGCAGGTGCGCGCCCTTTGCGGACTTCCCCTGGGAGAAGCCCGCCTCCTGAGCCCCGCCGCGATGGTGAACATCCTCGGGGACGAAATCGTCCGGCTTTGCCGCGGCGTACAACTGCGGACTCTCTTGGAGCAACCCGGCGTCCACCTCCATCTTTACGGGAAAACGGGCATTCGTCCCGGACGAAAGATGGGCCATATCACCGTGACGGCCGATACCATCCAGGACGCGGAGGTCGTGGCAGGGCAGATTGCCCGGATGGCGGTCGATCCGGCGTTCTTGTCTGCACCAGACCGATCGAAAATCTGA
- a CDS encoding rhomboid family intramembrane serine protease, with the protein MIPLSDDNPTDRPPIITVSAIAACVAVFLYQVSLPARPSEAFVFQYGAVPAVVTGQASLPPELAGLPAYATLVTSMFLHGGWMHLIGNMLYLWIFGNNVEDAMGHLRFILFYGLSGILAALSHVLIDPASTIPMVGASGAISGVLGAYLLLFPHAQVLVLIPLGFIARTFYVPAWMVLGLWFAMQLLSGGSSLGRPEGGGGVAFFAHIGGFVAGMLLIPLFKRRGVRLFAPAHHRPWERAGW; encoded by the coding sequence ATGATCCCCCTGTCGGACGATAACCCGACCGACCGGCCCCCCATCATCACGGTGTCAGCGATCGCGGCCTGCGTCGCGGTGTTCCTGTACCAGGTCAGCTTGCCGGCTCGGCCGAGCGAAGCCTTTGTCTTCCAGTACGGTGCTGTTCCTGCCGTGGTCACCGGCCAGGCCTCGCTCCCGCCTGAACTGGCGGGACTCCCCGCCTATGCCACGCTCGTGACCAGCATGTTTCTCCACGGCGGCTGGATGCATTTGATCGGCAACATGCTCTATCTCTGGATCTTCGGCAACAACGTCGAGGATGCCATGGGCCATCTGCGCTTCATCCTGTTCTATGGACTATCCGGGATCCTCGCGGCGCTTTCGCACGTCTTGATCGATCCGGCATCCACGATCCCGATGGTGGGGGCCAGCGGCGCGATCTCCGGCGTGCTGGGCGCCTATCTCCTGCTATTTCCGCACGCGCAAGTCCTGGTGCTCATCCCGCTCGGCTTTATCGCGCGAACCTTCTACGTGCCGGCCTGGATGGTCCTCGGACTCTGGTTTGCCATGCAACTGTTGAGCGGAGGGTCGAGCCTCGGCCGGCCGGAAGGCGGGGGCGGCGTGGCCTTTTTCGCCCATATCGGAGGATTTGTCGCCGGGATGCTGCTCATTCCCTTGTTCAAGCGGAGGGGGGTCCGGCTCTTCGCCCCGGCTCACCACCGGCCGTGGGAACGGGCAGGCTGGTGA
- a CDS encoding DHHA1 domain-containing protein: MTQAGTVPTFMPDIVLYHAECADGFGAAWAIWKRYPSARFLPVKHGEPPPSGLSALKVVMVDFSYPRPILETLAADSKALLVLDHHITAQQALEGLPYAYFDQRKSGAVLAWEWAHRSPAPWLLRYIQDKDLWEWALPSSREVSAAIAAYPYDFHVWDRFDQERLIQEGTAILRYERELVRKIAAHAVLVTFHGYRVPAVQSAVLTSQIGELLSVGYPFCIIWHDRNGRRYCSFRSREDGVDVGSLAASLGGGGHTHAAGFSVPLGPDGMPPPEVNFVGPPAGPTRREPGSRDSSAPPGTSSIPRPA; this comes from the coding sequence ATGACACAGGCCGGCACAGTCCCGACGTTCATGCCCGATATCGTGCTCTATCACGCCGAATGCGCCGACGGCTTCGGCGCCGCCTGGGCGATCTGGAAACGGTACCCCTCCGCGCGATTTCTTCCGGTCAAGCATGGAGAACCACCCCCGTCCGGCCTGTCGGCCTTGAAGGTCGTGATGGTGGACTTCAGCTACCCGCGGCCGATCCTGGAAACCCTGGCCGCAGACAGCAAGGCCCTGCTCGTCCTGGATCATCACATCACGGCGCAGCAGGCGCTCGAGGGCCTCCCCTACGCCTATTTTGACCAACGGAAGTCCGGCGCCGTGTTGGCCTGGGAATGGGCCCACCGGAGCCCCGCGCCCTGGCTGCTCCGGTATATCCAGGATAAGGATCTTTGGGAATGGGCGCTGCCATCCAGCCGCGAAGTCAGCGCGGCCATCGCCGCCTATCCGTATGATTTCCATGTGTGGGATCGCTTCGACCAGGAACGGCTCATTCAAGAAGGCACCGCGATCTTGCGGTACGAGCGGGAACTGGTCCGCAAGATCGCCGCGCACGCGGTCCTGGTGACCTTCCACGGCTATCGGGTGCCCGCCGTGCAGAGCGCGGTGCTGACCAGCCAAATCGGCGAACTTTTGTCGGTCGGCTACCCCTTCTGCATCATCTGGCACGATCGGAACGGCCGCCGTTATTGCAGTTTTCGCTCTCGCGAGGATGGGGTGGACGTCGGCAGCCTTGCCGCCTCGCTTGGCGGCGGAGGCCACACCCACGCGGCAGGATTCTCGGTCCCCCTTGGGCCGGACGGCATGCCGCCTCCGGAGGTGAATTTTGTCGGACCGCCGGCCGGTCCGACCAGGCGCGAACCGGGATCCAGGGATTCATCCGCTCCGCCAGGCACATCTTCAATCCCCCGCCCCGCATGA
- a CDS encoding Maf family protein, producing the protein MRVILASTSPRRRELLALLGLPFEVQAPSFDERLLPGLPVADLAVEFACGKARAVARLAPDAVVIGSDTLIEIDQEALGKPETIADARGMLRKLKGRRHRIHSAVAVCVSDRRFEETALSTVQVWMKPFSDADLEAYLASGESIGKAGAYAIQGSGVRLIERIAGDYTAAVGLPLSETAVLLEKCGLSVPTDLRHLYRSRPYANWSRFA; encoded by the coding sequence ATGCGAGTGATCTTAGCCTCGACCTCACCCCGCCGGCGCGAGTTGCTGGCGCTGCTGGGTCTTCCCTTCGAAGTACAGGCGCCGTCGTTCGACGAACGGCTTCTTCCGGGCCTGCCGGTGGCGGACCTCGCGGTGGAGTTCGCCTGCGGCAAGGCCCGCGCCGTCGCGCGGCTGGCGCCCGACGCGGTCGTCATCGGAAGCGATACGCTGATCGAGATCGATCAGGAAGCCCTGGGGAAGCCCGAAACGATCGCGGACGCGCGGGGGATGCTCCGGAAATTAAAGGGGCGGCGGCATCGGATCCACTCGGCGGTGGCCGTCTGTGTGTCGGACCGTCGGTTTGAGGAAACCGCGCTTTCAACGGTGCAGGTCTGGATGAAACCGTTCAGTGATGCCGACTTGGAGGCTTATCTCGCCTCCGGAGAGTCGATCGGAAAGGCGGGCGCCTATGCCATCCAGGGATCCGGGGTCCGGTTGATCGAACGGATTGCCGGCGATTACACCGCAGCCGTGGGGCTTCCGCTGAGCGAGACGGCGGTCTTGCTGGAGAAATGCGGGCTGTCCGTTCCGACTGACCTGCGTCACCTGTATCGATCCCGTCCCTACGCCAACTGGTCCCGCTTTGCCTGA
- a CDS encoding ATP-binding response regulator: MTPSASLSVPESQSLPTPSGLMALLSVPRSRYVVLQALVGIGLSYELLFGDEVIVSSAVAHLIVAGLLLVTIGLVLTPTRWLADPWFMSGLVGANTLMAMAIVYVSGNARGEFYLAFFLLMLVASSVRTLGQMLRLSLVLCLGYALLLAQGVLITGSLSVGQLMGLPLLLMMAIFYGLTLDELAGERRRSETLCHRLAELRLEEEALLLTRDRLMHEVKRLRAKLASTTSTPPLTAREAKPIVTPVQGLPAASMEEPRTADEVPHLAAWLSGSLREQVRVIGREAGQLRTSLARSDQAHKYVDQMLLAGEKLAAFGTHLDVWGGTGPTQRQVHALDRILEHLDPVIRNSLPAGMQMILQADPDTPLVAAEDGAIEQILLQLVLNARDAMREGGSLTIRAGAAPAEAVRRMAGDQAVPCAMLTITDTGIGMTPEQRARALHPFRDGSLPGSGKPMGLALAVRAIKNLGGEIAFESRKGRGTQVTILLPQPKPAANQNRQGRTFERALLAQGSETVLVVLEEEWQRKCVAAALHRAQYQVLEAGSGVEALMVAREQPGGIQLLVSDLAMAEMSGAELAERLLAQRRTMKAIFVSGYPDDVLVRHRIAPRCHVQKPVRTEELLRRVRAVLDHP, translated from the coding sequence ATGACCCCATCGGCAAGTCTGTCCGTTCCCGAATCCCAATCACTCCCGACTCCGTCCGGCCTCATGGCGCTGCTGTCCGTGCCTCGTTCCCGCTATGTGGTGCTTCAAGCCCTGGTCGGCATCGGCCTGTCCTATGAGTTGCTGTTCGGGGACGAGGTGATCGTTTCCTCGGCCGTTGCGCACCTGATCGTGGCCGGGTTGCTGCTGGTGACGATCGGGCTCGTCCTGACGCCGACGCGGTGGTTGGCCGATCCCTGGTTCATGAGCGGACTGGTCGGCGCCAACACGCTCATGGCGATGGCGATCGTGTATGTGTCAGGCAACGCGCGGGGAGAGTTCTACCTGGCCTTCTTTCTCCTGATGCTGGTGGCGAGTTCGGTGCGCACGCTTGGCCAGATGCTCAGGCTCTCGCTGGTGCTGTGCCTCGGATATGCGCTGTTGCTGGCGCAGGGTGTCCTCATCACGGGTAGCCTCTCCGTCGGGCAGCTCATGGGCCTGCCGCTGTTGCTCATGATGGCGATCTTTTACGGGCTCACGCTGGATGAACTGGCTGGTGAGCGACGCCGAAGCGAGACGCTCTGCCACCGATTGGCGGAGTTGCGGCTGGAAGAAGAGGCGCTCTTGCTGACCCGCGACCGGCTCATGCATGAGGTCAAACGACTTCGGGCGAAGCTGGCCTCGACCACATCGACGCCACCCCTGACCGCGCGCGAGGCCAAACCGATCGTGACGCCGGTCCAGGGCTTGCCGGCCGCCTCGATGGAAGAACCAAGGACAGCCGATGAGGTCCCTCACCTGGCGGCGTGGCTGTCCGGATCGCTCCGCGAACAGGTTCGGGTCATTGGACGTGAAGCCGGTCAACTCCGAACCTCCCTCGCGCGAAGTGATCAGGCCCATAAGTATGTGGACCAGATGTTATTGGCCGGAGAGAAACTGGCGGCCTTCGGGACGCATCTGGACGTATGGGGAGGGACAGGCCCGACACAGCGCCAGGTTCATGCGCTCGACCGGATTCTGGAGCATCTGGACCCGGTGATTCGCAACAGTCTTCCGGCCGGTATGCAGATGATTCTCCAAGCGGACCCTGATACGCCGCTCGTGGCGGCGGAAGATGGGGCCATCGAGCAGATCCTGCTCCAGCTCGTGTTGAACGCCCGCGATGCCATGAGGGAGGGAGGCTCTCTCACGATCAGGGCTGGGGCGGCCCCGGCCGAAGCGGTGAGGCGGATGGCCGGGGACCAAGCCGTTCCCTGCGCGATGCTGACGATCACCGATACGGGCATCGGCATGACGCCGGAGCAGCGGGCCCGTGCGCTGCATCCCTTTCGGGACGGCAGTTTGCCGGGGAGCGGAAAGCCGATGGGGCTCGCCCTCGCGGTGCGAGCGATCAAGAACCTGGGCGGCGAGATCGCGTTCGAAAGTCGAAAGGGACGGGGGACCCAAGTTACGATCCTACTGCCCCAACCCAAGCCGGCGGCGAATCAGAACCGGCAAGGGCGGACCTTCGAGCGGGCCTTGCTGGCGCAGGGATCGGAAACGGTGCTCGTTGTCCTTGAGGAGGAATGGCAGAGAAAATGCGTCGCGGCCGCGCTCCATCGAGCCCAATATCAGGTCTTGGAAGCCGGCTCGGGAGTGGAAGCCTTGATGGTCGCCCGCGAGCAGCCCGGCGGGATTCAGCTCCTTGTGAGCGATCTGGCCATGGCGGAGATGTCGGGCGCCGAACTGGCCGAGCGATTGTTGGCGCAACGGAGAACGATGAAGGCGATTTTCGTCTCAGGCTATCCGGACGATGTCCTGGTTCGTCATCGGATCGCTCCCCGCTGCCACGTGCAAAAACCCGTACGTACGGAAGAGCTGTTGAGGCGGGTGCGCGCGGTGCTCGATCACCCGTAG